A single window of Malus sylvestris chromosome 5, drMalSylv7.2, whole genome shotgun sequence DNA harbors:
- the LOC126620948 gene encoding uncharacterized protein LOC126620948 has protein sequence MASAKREAPPSEDQPQEALKKARVAGDNVSSCNSSSEPLNRKQRVALNRADCALDFVIEGNERRGYALCDQGFAYCWSGARANVGINGGKYCFGCKIVSYQSVDMEDTKLDQQHLCRLGISRGDDAVGSLGETAFGFGYGGTGKFSYHSKFSDYGEKFGLGDTIVCAVDLEDKSLASIGFYKNGKWLGRATFFEVKVLGVSGVDTAAGKMEWESGFFPHVLLKNVVVELQFNVEDGLVAEEGFKPWACALDDGNAVMGPAFSNPRACEVVMMVGLPASGKTTWAEKWAKQHPEKRYIVLGTNLILDQMKVPGLLRESNYGERFHFLMNRATDIFNVLLSRAATTPRNYIIDQTNVYKSARKRKLKPFAFFRKIAVVVFPSPEVLSVRSEKRMEEMGKELPAEAVNNMLANFVLPVSKDMRGSDEYFDEAMFVELNREESQRYLDEMKRSLASIDSNTYSVGSSVPTFSPNYGRSLVLPIPPPAPRMTVVQPYPIVSPAPRAVNPSGTYSGYSGSNSGVPRRGTDHYQSYGRPGAPTNPYGSSTSGAYPVGSATTSFTGNAYGHLGGAGDPRSAAPWAPIAPTFPPIPSPPAHGGLPYGTPAPGPQYGHLPPVNTPYHGGHYPPRPGYYY, from the exons ATGGCCTCAGCGAAACGCGAAGCTCCTCCCAGTGAAGACCAACCCCAGGAGGCCCTGAAGAAGGCCAGGGTCGCCGGCGATAACGTTTCGTCCTGCAACTCGTCTTCAGAACCCCTAAACCGGAAGCAGCGTGTAGCGCTCAATCGCGCCGACTGTGCCCTAG ATTTTGTAATCGAGGGCAATGAGCGTCGAGGATATGCACTTTGCGATCAGGGCTTTGCTTATTGCTGGTCCGGAGCTCGAGCGAATGTGGGGATTAATGGAGGGAAGTACTGTTTCGGCTGCAAGATCGTGTCTTATCAGTCGGTGGACATGGAGGATACTAAGCTTGATCAGCAGCATCTATGCCGACTCGGAATTTCGAGAGGGGATGATGCGGTTGGGAGCCTTGGGGAAACAGCCTTCGGCTTTGGGTATGGGGGCACTGGAAAATTCTCGTATCATAGCAAGTTTTCGGATTATGGTGAGAAGTTTGGTCTTGGCGATACCATAGTGTGTGCTGTCGATCTCGAGGATAAATCTCTTGCTTCCATTGGGTTCTATAAGAATGGGAAATGGTTGGGTCGAGCAACGTTTTTCGAGGTTAAGGTTTTGGGCGTTTCAGGGGTGGATACTGCTGCGGGGAAGATGGAATGGGAGTCGGGGTTTTTCCCTCACGTTTTGTTGAAAAATGTGGTGGTGGAGCTGCAGTTCAATGTTGAAGATGGACTTGTTGCTGAAGAGGGTTTTAAACCTTGGGCATGTGCACTTGACGATGGAAATGCAGTGATGGGACCTGCTTTTTCAAACCCGAGGGCTTGTGAAGTGGTTATGATGGTGGGTTTGCCTGCATCTGGAAAGACTACTTGGGCAGAGAAATGGGCGAAACAGCATCCTGAGAAGCGTTATATTGTGCTTGGAACAAATTTAATTCTCGATCAAATGAAG GTGCCAGGGCTTTTGCGCGAGAGCAATTATGGGGAACGATTTCATTTCCTGATGAATCGAGCAACGGATATTTTTAACGTCCTTTTATCCAGAGCAGCCACCACACCTCGCAATTACATAATTGATCAGACAAATGTATACAAGAGTGCTCGTAAACGTAAACTTAAGCCATTTGCTTTCTTCCGGAAG ATTGCTGTTGTGGTGTTCCCAAGCCCCGAAGTGCTGAGTGTTCGTTCCGAGAAAAGAATGGAAGAAATGGGAAAGGAGCTCCCTGCTGAAGCAGTAAATAATATGTTAG CCAATTTTGTTTTACCTGTCAGCAAGGATATGCGTGGTTCAGATGAGTACTTCGACGAG GCTATGTTTGTAGAACTCAACAGAGAAGAGTCACAGAGATATTTGGATGAGATGAAGCGGTCACTCGCAAGCATTGACTCTAATACGTATTCTGTTGGAAGCTCTGTTCCTACGTTCTCACCAAATTATGGGCGAAGTCTTGTGCTGCCAATTCCTCCGCCTGCACCTAGGATGACTGTGGTGCAGCCATATCCTATTGTTTCGCCTGCTCCAAGGGCTGTTAACCCTTCTGGAACTTATTCTGGCTACTCGGGCAGTAACAGTGGTGTTCCTAGGCGAGGTACAGATCATTACCAGAGTTATGGACGACCAGGTGCTCCCACTAACCCCTACGGTAGTAGTACCAGTGGAGCTTATCCAGTAGGCAGTGCAACAACTTCTTTCACAGGCAATGCCTACGGACATCTTGGTGGTGCTGGAGATCCCAGAAGTGCTGCTCCCTGGGCTCCAATAGCACCCACATTTCCTCCCATTCCTTCCCCACCTGCACATGGAG GCTTACCATATGGAACTCCAGCTCCTGGCCCTCAGTACGGACATCTTCCTCCTGTTAACACTCCATATCATGGAGGCCATTACCCTCCTAGGCCGGGGTACTACTACTGA